A single genomic interval of Lathyrus oleraceus cultivar Zhongwan6 chromosome 7, CAAS_Psat_ZW6_1.0, whole genome shotgun sequence harbors:
- the LOC127102725 gene encoding uncharacterized protein LOC127102725 translates to MNIVDHWMEKDVMNFCIVSMMMFNGWIWFGFGLAARRVFVKVVKVGEKGNVAELWLKREMMSGEVGWLVLVSDDREFAKMLRKVRKVNLKTVVVGDYWDRDLGKNVDLWLPWNVVENGKLEGMGLMGKTEGLDDELEGDQDLDYGEYVTEKELYERMEKDVMNFSIVSMMMFNVLQFNLRDTIG, encoded by the exons ATGAATATCGTTGATCATTG GATGGAAAAAGATGTTATGAACTTTTGTATTGTTTCAATGATGATGTTCAAT GGTTGGATTTGGTTTGGGTTCGGACTTGCGGCGCGCAGGGTTTTCGTTAAAGTTGTGAAGGTCGGTGAGAAGGGGAATGTGGCGGAATTATGGTTGAAGAGGGAGATGATGAGTGGAGAGGTTGGTTGGTTGGTTTTGGTTTCGGATGATCGGGAATTTGCGAAGATGTTGAGGAAGGTTAGGAAAGTGAATTTGAAGACTGTTGTTGTTGGAGATTATTGGGATAGGGATTTGGGGAAGAATGTTGATTTGTGGCTTCCTTGGAATGTTGTTGAGAATGGAAAGCTTGAGGGAATGGGTTTAATGGGAAAAACAGAAGGTTTGGATGATGAACTGGAAGGAGATCAGGATTTGGACTATGGTGAATATGTAACAGAGAAAGAACTGTATGAAAG GATGGAAAAAGATGTTATGAACTTTAGTATTGTTTCAATGATGATGTTCAATGTTTTACAGTTTAATTTAAGAGATACTATTGGATAA